In Acidobacteriota bacterium, the genomic stretch GGCCGTAACATCAGTTTCCATCGCGCCTACGCCTTGAGTCGCGTCGATGACGAGTGTGACGTCGGCTTCCGCAGTTGCCGCCCGCAACAGCGGGACGTCGATCACGCTTCCTGTGGCGTACTGGACCGAACCGACGGCGACCAATGATGTGTGCTTGTCTATCCGGGCGATGAGATCAGCCGTTAGATCGGTTTTCGGATCGTCGTCGACGAAATGGAGTTGGCACTCGCCGAGTGCAGCGAGGCGTAACCAGGGTCGAGTTATCGCGGGAAAGTCGCTGGTGACGAGCAATATCTCGGTGCCAGAAGGCGGTGGGAACAAGAAGGGAATCTGGCCGAGCAATTCGCTGGCGCTGGACAGGATCGCCACCCGGCTGACCTCAGTTTGTAGCAGTCGTGCAGCACGTTCGCGGAGCGCATCGAGGAAAGCCACTTCATCTTCATCGGTCATGTAGAGGTTGCCGTGGCGCCCGACACTGTCGAGCAACCGATGCATAGCATCGACGGCGGGGGTGCCGATTAGCCCCAGGGAAGCCTGATTGAGGTAGACGCTTTCGGTCAGTGTTGGATAGTCAGACCGTTCGAACAGTGAAGAGGACATGCAACACTCCAAGCGTTGGTGGTCACCCGGGACCACCGGGCGGGACACCGATCAGGGACGATAACATCTTCAGCACGGGGAGGAGTCCTTCGGTAGTGCGATGAGGAACGTTGCTCTGAGGTGGTGAATGTCGGCAGTGGGCACACCTCTGCGAGCCGGCAACATTCTGAACC encodes the following:
- a CDS encoding aminotransferase class V-fold PLP-dependent enzyme, with product MSSSLFERSDYPTLTESVYLNQASLGLIGTPAVDAMHRLLDSVGRHGNLYMTDEDEVAFLDALRERAARLLQTEVSRVAILSSASELLGQIPFLFPPPSGTEILLVTSDFPAITRPWLRLAALGECQLHFVDDDPKTDLTADLIARIDKHTSLVAVGSVQYATGSVIDVPLLRAATAEADVTLVIDATQGVGAMETDVTAWSADIVVSSGYKWLGGHGGVAIGVLAPAILDKTPPLPGWMGALDPFKFDATRLLLADDARRYTQSTMSYMSVIGLTTAIEQLLSIGMAELELHATRLGNLLVSAVERHGWRPFRDLDDVAASPHIISLGHQRDNVAEVGERLRDIGIVCSTRGGRLRVSLAPYNDENDIAALVDALI